The genomic window ATCCCCTCACCGATTTGAACTTGCTCTCCATCCTTACGGGTAAGTACCAGCATCCATGCCTCCCTCTCTTGGCTTCACGATAGCACCCGGAATGAGTGGGGGCAAGGCACGCGTGGGTGCCGGCGAGCTCAAATGTGGGTCTCAGCTCTACTGCCCAAAGCCATCGCGGAAGCCAGCCGTGCCAAGGGTTCGGGGGCTGGGTCGTGCTCGGAAGCTCGAATAGCACTCGTACAGTGTCTGAGCCACCCCTCATGCTGATACTTCCCCGGCGAGTTGGCTCGCTCCCGATTGTCGCCGGGAGGCTAACCAGAGACAAGGGTTGTCTGCGAAACTCATGTGAGCTGGGATTTTACAGGACCCAATGGAACGCCTATCCTCTGTGAACTTTGCAATTATCCCTTTTTTCTTAACCGACCTCGCAATCTGGGTAGTTACACACATCCTGAAAGGAAAGTGCAGGATCAGGGATGTCCGATGTCGCCTGCGAAAACCTCCTCCCAATCCCGTGGTGTTGAAGGTGGAGCCAATTCAGTCAAGCGCCGTGGGGTCAGATCCCTCAAGTGCTTTCACACTTCATCTTGACCCATTAGTGATGTAGCAACAACAGCCCACCCCCCACCTCTGCGGGGTAGCATCGTTCAGCAAGAAAAGTTCCTCTGCCCATGACCGCGACTCGTCCACACGATCGACGGTGCGGGAGTCGCCCGGTACCCGCTCAGCGGAGCTTTGGATACTCGATCCCTCCACTCGGGAGATCAAGAACCCACTCTATCACCTTGTTCTTTTCATCCTTGTACTGGTAGTTGAAGTGGAACGAACCCGGTTCGATGGTCTCGTCGATGTAGACCGTGGTGAGCGTCCAGGGCGCTACGTAGTCTTCATTCAAATACACATGGCCTTCAACAGGAACGATGAGAATGCGGATCAACCACCCAGGGGTCCGGTAGTGGCGCATCTCCAGGCAGCCGTATAGTTCCCCATCGATCTCAATGACTGAGCCAGACTCTACGTAGCGCCAGTCTTGCCAGCGTGTCGGTCTGGGCATTCCAGGAGGAAGAGCTTGGATGTCGAACTTGGAACGGTTCTCGTCCTGCACTTGATACCTGTGGTTCATATCGGAGACGAGGGTTTCCATCTCCCTGGTAAGGCGCTCAAAGTACTGTTGGTCAGCCATGGCGAAACCCTAGCCGAGCGGGGAAAATGAGGTGTCGTTCACCCAAAGCGGACAGGTAGGCATATAGACGCCTTGGATGGTTTGACAGTAAGCCGTCACAACACCGAAGGGGTCTGACAGAGGGTAGCTCGTGGAGCCAACTACTCCAGTGTGGCTCTGGCTCTCAACCGCGACGATTTGAATCGTTCTGCCATAAGTATTTACCCAATCGGCAGTAAAGACCCACCTGTTTGCACGATTTGGATCTGGTTCCGACTGACCTCTTGCGAATGTCGCCGCAACAAGGTTCATGTTGTAGAGCTGGTGCTTACTCTCGATGTGGGTCTTTCCGAATCCACTGGGATTACCTTGACGTAAGGGGATAACCGTACCCCGGCTTGTGTCCCAAAACGCTAAAATATTAAGTGCAGTCGGCAACCCTCCCCCGCCACCACCAACAACAGTATCTGGCTGGGCATCTCCCGGAGCGACAACTTGGGACTGGATATTTGGCGCCGCCCCAGTAGCAGACACTGTCGAGACACTGGAGCTCAACCCCATCCCAGTTCCAACACTAGCGAGTCCAAGACTGGCAGCTACAATAGCCCCCCCGAACCATGTTTCGTACCTTCATCATTACCTCCCTATGGTAATCATCGCTACCAGAGTCATCGTCTGGCGCAATTCAAAACCTAACACATCGTGGCGACGATTGTACGAGATTTTCAAATATTTCCGAAAGATTATCATCTAGCAGGAAGTTTGGCAGAGTGTTTCTGGGAGTGCCAGTTAAAGACAGGAAGTGTTATTCGGGTGGGCAGATGATTTGGTCCTGGTTAAGGTTCTAGACTGTTGGCTTGTGGCCCAGGATCTCAACATTGCCGAGCGACCCGAGGTACTCTTTGCGATCGCTGATCTGATTGAGGCGGGTGTTGGAGGAGTGGCCACTACGGCTGAAACGGATATTGGCCAAAGCGTGTCGCCCTCACTTCGTATCAGCTCGTGGCAAGCCAGTCTCTTCGCCCATTGAGAACGAGAAGGCCGAGAGGATCGGGTTCGCCTATGGGGAGGACTAGACCGTGTTCCCGATTGGATCGATGAGTTCAGTGAGATGAACTTGGCTGATAGATCGCTTGAGATCCTCGCTGACCATATCCGTCACCATTTGATCTGGGAGCTTGAGTTCAGGGAGCGACAGATGGAGTGTGTGGCTGGTGGCGAACAGTCATAGGCATCATTAGTCTCTGAAAGATTGGCCTTGCAGGTTGATAAGGTCCCGCTGATTCAGTGGATGGTCCGCGCATCGTCGCGTACAAACTGCCATTGAGACCTAGGGAACGGGACAAGCATAAGCGCGAGCCAGATCACCCACTGGGTGTAATCAGCTAGAGCTTTCTTTCGAGATTCTGAATGAGTGGGGTCTTGCATGCCGATCCTGGCTGGTTGTGCGTCATCACACACACCGTCGCGGTGATCTCATTTACCGCTCCTCCTATGGACTTCGCAACCAGAGAACTCGGGTCCGACAGTGCCGCCGCAATGGTCTGCCAATTCAATCCAGCGAGTACCTGGGGAGAGTAACTCGCACCATTGATCACAAACGTGTTCGCAAAATCGACGAAGGGGATGGAGCCATTGTAGTTGGGAGGGACATACGGCGGTACATCGTAGGTCTGTAGCAGACTATTCTCCTTGGTGGTCAGCTTCTGCAGCGGCGTATCAGCTCGCGTGCCTACCTCCCGAGTGACCACTGACAGATACGGAGAGCTATAGCTCGCATGCACGAAGGAGAACGTATTAGTGTCGGGATAGCGATCGGTACCACTCGACTCCATCAGTTCTAGACCTTTGAAGGTCCCAAACTTCGAGAGTGCCCCGACAATTGCCCAACGCTCAGCCGCGCAAAATGGGCAGAACTCTGCCCCTATATAAAGAAGTTCGGGCTTGCCATTCAGGGTGAGCGGCTTGCCTCCCTTGATCACCTGGGGACGAGAGATCAGTGCCGGATCGACTCCGACCTTTCTGAGTACACTCTCTTGGATATCGGTGACACGCGCCAGCACGTCCTGGGGCACGGGCGAACCCAACTGCGCCGATGGTGGCGACGAACTCAATTGATTTGATTTACGAGTGAAGAGAAAAGCCATCACTGTGGCGGCGATAACGACCACCACGAGCCCAACCGCTAGCGGTCCTCGGCTTCGCTTAGTACTAGTAGTTGACACAGACTGCTCCTATTGGCAAATGCTAGGACTGCCTTACCCAGGCTACGTTCCCCACCGATACGCTACTCCGTCCATCGAATGCAATGCGTGCAGAGAGCTTGTCAACCTCTCATGAACATCGGCCGCGAGGGCGTATCACAAAAGCGTTAGGCCACGAAGCGACTCATGAGTGGCCGAACTACCTAGAGGCGTTCGCATAGGGCGCACAATCCACTAGTGGATCGGCAATAGGCTCCGGACTATACGCAGTGGCGTCTAAGTGTGATGTCTAGGTGAAGCCTAGAGAAGAACAAGCTGATAGAAGACTGTGGTGCAATTGGGCTTGATAATCAAACGTGATGACGGCGACAATGGAGTATCGTAGACCCCACCTTGCCGGGCTTTGGAGACCTACGAAGTGCGAACCACCTGACGTCTTGCTAGCGCTGAGGTCGCCCACGCCCGAACGGTGTCGCTATGGTTGAGGTCCAGTGCTTCGGATGTGGTGCAACTGTTACCGAGATTGACGGGCCAGTGCACACCTACATGCGTGCTGCACCGGGATGCTGGTCGTTGTATTGCTCGCTCCTCAACAGAAAGTTCCCAGGTGCCGTCGAAAGGACGGGTCCGCCACAGGGACTCGTCAATGCCTACGCCGCACAGCACGGTACGAACACCGAGCGACGGAATCGCCAGTCAGTTGCTCTTCATCTCATTAGTCTTTGCGCCGGCTTGGAACGCGGAGTTTCTGGCGAGCATCGAAGGGGGTTGATCGGTCGGATGGCGCACCGCGACTACCCGGTCCTTCAACCGTCGCCGACTTCGTTTACCATCACGGTGAGAGATGTCGCTGATGCCGAAGAGACTGTAATCCTTCGCGTCGTGCATGACTGGGAACAGGCGACGTGGCTGGCCTGGTCAGCCCATCAAGACCAGGTACGGGAATGGCTCGATGACGAGTTACGTACGGCTTACGGCCGGTAGCCAACGCAAAAGTGAAGCTACCGATATCCCGAGGTTCGACGCTACCTCCCGTGGTGAGAGACCTGATGCTAGGAGGATGCGGGCAGCCTACATCTTGCTCTCTGTCATCAC from Ferrimicrobium sp. includes these protein-coding regions:
- a CDS encoding DUF929 family protein produces the protein MSTTSTKRSRGPLAVGLVVVVIAATVMAFLFTRKSNQLSSSPPSAQLGSPVPQDVLARVTDIQESVLRKVGVDPALISRPQVIKGGKPLTLNGKPELLYIGAEFCPFCAAERWAIVGALSKFGTFKGLELMESSGTDRYPDTNTFSFVHASYSSPYLSVVTREVGTRADTPLQKLTTKENSLLQTYDVPPYVPPNYNGSIPFVDFANTFVINGASYSPQVLAGLNWQTIAAALSDPSSLVAKSIGGAVNEITATVCVMTHNQPGSACKTPLIQNLERKL
- a CDS encoding DUF5946 family protein, whose amino-acid sequence is MVEVQCFGCGATVTEIDGPVHTYMRAAPGCWSLYCSLLNRKFPGAVERTGPPQGLVNAYAAQHGTNTERRNRQSVALHLISLCAGLERGVSGEHRRGLIGRMAHRDYPVLQPSPTSFTITVRDVADAEETVILRVVHDWEQATWLAWSAHQDQVREWLDDELRTAYGR